From Vicinamibacteria bacterium, a single genomic window includes:
- a CDS encoding diguanylate cyclase: MGTQPVETNLGGRQGRVLSVDDSPLARAVVRGYLHTGGYQVQEAESGPEALRHLATGGYDVVITDLHMPEVDGFALLSAVKREAPSTEVVFLTGAHDVNSTIRALRLGAHDYLTKPLTNADAVIFSVQRALEKRRLHEKNEQLLSQLEAQSQTDRLTGLANRRAFEESLARETALAQRHGHPLSVVLLAIDDLRDLNRAHGRQATDEILRSFARTLTGDLRAGDGLYRYGDEEFVAILPHAELLGAQGAADRLVAAVAATEVMIDATQVSIKVSAGVACLSLQDTDRSAFLGRATAALHKAKSRAARRGEPWQSPQAISDGEVASRARRRTD; encoded by the coding sequence ATGGGGACTCAGCCCGTGGAAACGAACCTTGGGGGCAGGCAGGGGCGCGTGCTCTCTGTCGATGACTCTCCCCTCGCACGGGCAGTAGTCCGCGGCTACCTCCACACGGGCGGTTACCAGGTCCAGGAGGCGGAAAGTGGGCCGGAAGCCCTCCGGCACCTGGCGACCGGCGGTTACGACGTGGTCATCACAGACCTCCATATGCCAGAGGTGGATGGCTTCGCTCTGCTGTCCGCGGTCAAACGCGAGGCCCCTAGCACCGAGGTCGTCTTCCTCACCGGGGCTCACGACGTCAACTCCACCATCCGGGCTCTCCGTCTGGGAGCCCATGATTACCTGACGAAACCCCTCACCAACGCTGACGCCGTGATCTTCAGTGTGCAGCGCGCCCTCGAGAAGAGGCGTCTTCACGAGAAGAACGAGCAGTTGTTGAGCCAACTGGAGGCCCAGAGCCAGACCGATCGTCTGACGGGGCTGGCCAACCGTCGAGCCTTCGAGGAAAGCCTTGCCCGGGAAACGGCGCTGGCGCAGCGTCACGGCCACCCCCTAAGCGTTGTGTTGCTGGCAATCGATGATCTCCGGGACTTGAACCGCGCTCACGGGCGCCAGGCGACGGACGAAATTCTGCGTTCCTTCGCCCGCACCCTGACCGGCGACCTCCGCGCCGGCGATGGCCTTTATCGGTACGGCGATGAGGAATTTGTGGCCATCCTGCCCCACGCTGAGTTGCTGGGCGCGCAGGGGGCTGCGGACCGCCTCGTGGCTGCGGTCGCCGCAACCGAGGTCATGATCGACGCCACTCAAGTCTCGATCAAAGTCAGCGCGGGAGTGGCTTGCCTCTCCCTCCAGGACACCGATCGATCCGCCTTCCTCGGCCGGGCGACCGCCGCCCTTCATAAGGCCAAGAGCCGGGCTGCACGCCGCGGTGAGCCTTGGCAGTCGCCCCAGGCTATCTCTGACGGCGAGGTTGCCTCGCGGGCAAGACGGCGGACCGACTAG